GCCAGCACGTAGCTGCCGAGCCGGTCCCGCCAGCGGCGCCGCCCGGCGTCCCCGTCGGGTCCGGCGGCGACGGCGAACCGGGCGCCGTCCACGCCGTTGGGGATGACGGTGGCGACCCGGCCCCAGCCGGTGGCCACCTCGGCGGCGACCGCCGCCGAGACGCAGACCAGGGCCCGCGGGGTGACGATCGCGCGCTCGTGGCAGGCGGCCAGCTCCGGGGTGGTGAAGACGTCGAGGTGGTGCACGGTGCGCAGGCAGTCCGGGACGGCGTTGGCCGAGATGCAGTCCTGGGCGTGCACCACGTCGTAGTCACCGCCGAAGGCGGCCCCCAGCACGGCGATCGACCGCACGATGCGGGCGCCGACGTCCTCGCCCGCCAGCTCGGGGAACGGCACCAGCCGCAGGGTCACCCGGGGGTCGATGGGGCGGAAGAACGCACCGTCACCACCGCGGCCCAGTGCCCAGACGTGCACGTCGTGCCCGGCCCGGGCCATCGCCTCGGCCAGGGCCAGGGTGTGCACGACCCCGCCCCGGGGCTTGGTGGAGTAGGTGAGCAGCGCGATCCTCACGCGTAGGCCTCCGGACGGCGTTCGCGCAGGTGGGAGAGGTTGAGCCGGGAGCGGCTGACCTCGGCGGCGACGTCCAGGTCGGCGCAGGCGAGCCCGGCCTTCGCCCAGGTGCGGGCCAGCACGTCCCCGCCGGGGCCGACCACCTTGGACTGGCCGAGGAAGCGCAGCCGGCCCATCGTGCCGGTCTGGTTCGCCGAGACCACGACCACCTGGTTCTCCGCGGCGCGCGCGCAGTCGTAGAGGTCGAAGAGCCGGGACTGCCGGTCCTGGGCCAGCCGGGGTGCCCGGTCGGTGAGCGAGGCCGGCCAGGCCGACAGGCAGGCCAGCAGCTGCGCGCCGTCCCCGGCGAGGGTGCGGGCGGCCTCGGGGAAGGTCTTGTCGTAGTCGACGAGCATCCCCAGCCGACCGACGGGGGTGTCGAAGGCGGCGAAGCGGTCGCCCGCGGCGTACGCCGCGACCTCCCCCACCGGCTGGTGCACCTTGCGGTGCCGGCCGAGCACGCCGTCGCCGGTCAGGCAGACGGCGCTGTTGAAGAACCGGCCTGCGTCGGACTCCCGCCAGGACAGGCAGACCACCGTCGGTCCCGCCGCGGCGGCGAGCCGGTCGAAGACCGGGTCGTCGGCCGGGAAGGCCGGCGGCATGCCGGTCGCGCCCACCGCACCGAAGCCGCCGAGGTACCCGCCGATGGTCGCGCCGGGGAACACCAGCAGGTCGACGCCCCGCGCCCGGGCGTCGGCGGTGATCGCCTCGATCTTGGCCAGGCAGGGCTCGACGTCCCGGCCGAAGTGCGCCGAGACGGCGGCGACCCTCACGCCATGCGGGAGGCGGACGACGCGGCGGCAGCCGCCAGCGCCGGCCCCAGCCCGGTGGGGGACCCGGCGGCGCTGAGCTCGGTGATCCGGTCGGCCACGTGCTCGGCGTCCCGGGCGATGCCGGAGAAGCGGCCCGATCCCCAGGTGTGCAACCACGGCAGGCCCAGCACGAAGAGGCCCGGGGCCGAGGTGACGCCGCGGTGGTGGGTCGGGTAGCCGCGGCCGTCGAACACCGGCACCTGCACCCACGACCAGTCGGCCCGGAAGCCGATCGCCCAGACCACGCTGGTGATCTCATCGACGTCCAGGGCCACCGGGTCCTCCGCCGGCGCCCAGACCGGCACGTAGCGGGGCTCGGTCGGGGCGTCGATCCCGGCTGCGGCGATGTGCCGGTCGATGACGTCCTTGGCCGAGTCGTCCACGGCGTCGGCGTGGTCCAGGTGGGCGGTGAGGTCCGGGCGGAAGGTCAACCGGCCCCCGGTCAGCCCGGTGAGGGTGCCGTAGAGCTGCATGCCCTGGCTCGCGAAGGTCCGCAGGTCGATGTCGCGGCCGCCGTCCCGGCCGGTGACGTAGTGGTTGGTGCCCACCCGGGCGGCCTCGCCGTCCCGGTGCTGCTCGACCGGCATGTCGTAGTGGCCCAGGTCGTGCAGCCAGGCGACGACGTCGCGGCCGCGGTACCGCCGGGCGATCCGGGGGGCGCTGCCGACCGCGAGGTGCACCCGTCGGCCCGCCAGGTGCAGGTCCTCGGCGATCTGCGCGCCGGACTGCCCGGTACCGACCACGAGCACGTCGCCGTCGGGCAGCTGGTCGGGGTTCTTGTACTGCTGGGAGTGCAGCTGGGTGACGCGCGCGGGCAACGCCGTGGCGTACGGGGGGACGACGGGCAGGTGGTAGCCGCCGACGGCCAGCACGACCTGGTCGGCGTGCAGCTCCCCCGCACTGGTGGTCAGCAGGTAGCCACCCGCCGGCGCCGGGGACAGCCGGGTGACGGCGACGCCCTCGTGCACCGGCGGGTCGAACGACGCCGCGTAGGAACGCACGTAGTCGACGATCTCGTCGCGCAGCATGAACCCGTCGGGGTCGTCCCCGGCGTAGGGCCAGCCGGGCAGCTGGCACTGCCAGTTGGGCGTGACCAGGCAGAACGTGTCCCAGCGGGCGTCCACCCACTCGTGGGCGACGGTCTCCCGCTCCAGGACGACGTGCTCGATCCCGCGCTGCACGAGGTGCCAGGAGAGCGACAACCCGGCCTGTCCCCCGCCGACGACGGCGACCGGCACGTGGGTGGGCAGCCCGGTCCGGGTGGGCGCGGTCTCGGTGAGCGTCACGCCACGGCCCCGACGCCGTAGGTGTCGGGACGGCGGTCCCGCAGGTGCCCCATCGCGCGGCGGGCGCCCTCCAGCGCGGCACCGACGTCCACGCCGGCCACCGCGGTGCCGGGCGCGACGCCGGTGGTCGCCAGCACGTCCCCGCCGGGACCGACCACCTTCGCGCTGCACACGAAGCGCAAGGAGCCGAAGGTGCCCGACTGGTTCGCCGACACCCACACGATCTGGTTCTCCAACGCCCGGGCCTGGTCGAACAGGTCGAAGCGACGGGTCCAGCGGTCCTCGGCGAGGTCGGCCACCGCCCCGGTCCGCGAGCCCGGCCACGCCGACATGCAGGCCACGATCTCCGCGCCGTCCATGGCCAGCGTGCGGGCCGCCTCGGGGAACGCCTTGTCGTAGCAGATCATCATCCCGATCCGGCCCACGGGAGTCTCGAAGGCCCGGAAGCCGTCGCCGGCCGCGTAGGAGTTCGACTCCCCCAGCGGCTGGTGCACCTTGCGGTGCACACCCAGCACGCCGTCGCCGGTCACGGCCACCGCGGTGTTGTACCGGTCGGTGCCGTCGGACTCGCAGAACCCCGCGGTGACCACCATGTCCCCCGCGATCCGGGCCAGGCGCGCGACCTCCGGCCCGTCGACGTCCAGTGCCGGCGGCAGGGCGTGTTCGGGCAGCACCTCGGCCACCCCGTGGTCCCCGAGCGAGGCCAGGTACCCGCCGAGGGTGGCCTCGGGCAGCGCGAGCAGCTGCACCCCCCGGGCGCGCGCGTCGGCGACGAGGAGCTCGATCCGGGCGAAGGTCTCGTCGAGGTCGCGCCCGAAGGGGGCGGCGACCGCGGCGACCGTGGTGGTGGCCATGTCAGTTCTCCGTGGGGTGGGAGGCACCCAGACCGGTCACCGGACCGGTCAGGGCAGGGGTGGTCGAGCCGTCGGGCCAGCGCAGCCGCACGCCGGAGCCGGGGACGAGCTCGCCGCAGGTGGCACTGGTCGCCGGGCCTGCGGGGGCGACGGTGCGGTCGGCGTCGTCGGTGGTCAGGAAGGCCGAGCCGGGGAAGCAGGTGAACCAGTCCCCGACCGTGGCGCCGCCGGGGCGGGGTACGGCGGCGACGTCGAGCACCGCCCCGCAGCCGCTGGCCTCGGCGAGCATCCCGAGGGTGCCGACCAGCCCGGCCATGGAGACGTCCTTCGCCGCGGCCGGGGCGGTGCGGGCGACGACGGAGCCCATCAGCTGCAGCTCCGCCGTCGTCCGGCCGGTGGTGGAGTCCCACTGGCGGCCGGTCGCGCCGCGGCGCCACCCGCCACCGAGGTCGGCGGTCAGGCGCACGTGCTGGCCCGGCCGCCCCCCGGAGCCGGGCACCGGGTGGTCGGTGCGGCCCAGCGCGGTCACGCTCAGTGCCGCGGGCACGCCGAGCTGGGTGTGTCCGCCGAGCACCGGCACGCCCCAGGCCTGCGACCCGGCACGGAGTCCTGCCACGACCCGGGCGGCGAAGGAGGCGTCCCGGGCGCCGATGGAGTCCAGCAGCCCGAGCGGGGCGGCGCCCATCGCGGACAGGTCATTGACGTTGACCAGCACCCCGCACCAGCCGGCCCACTCCGGGTCGCGCTCGACCATCGAGGGCAGGATCGCGTCGCACGCCGCGACCACGTCGGTGCCGGGCACGGGGGCACCGTCGTCCCCGACGAACCCGGCGCCGCCCAGCTGGAAGCCGGCCAGCAGGCCACCGAGCGGGGACTTGGTCGCCCGCGCCAGGGCAGCCAGCCGGCCGATCGGCCACGTCATGGCGGTGTGCGGGCGGCCGGCGAGCAGCGTCGGGCCGACGGTCTGCCAGCCGAGCCGGGTGAACAGCCCGGCGTACCGGTCCTGCACGGTGGCGTCGAAGCGCAGCGCACCGGCCTGCTCGGCCCGGGCGCAGGCCGCGGCGACCAGCGCCGGGCCGACCCCGGGCGGACCGTCCGGGGCCACGACCAGCCGCGACCCGGTCCACCAGCCGACGTCGGCACCCACCGGGGCCAACCGCACGCCGCCGAGCACCTCGCCGCGTGTTCCACGTGCAACGAGGACCACGGTGCGGTCGTCGGCGTCGGCCTCGTCGAGGTCGGAGCCGGCGAACAGCCCCTGGGCCTCCACGAACGCCTGCCGGCGGAGCTCCTGGTGGGCCCGGACCCCGGCGGCGTCGGCCTGCTCGAGCTGCCAGCCCGGGCGGACGGCGGCCTGCCGGTGGTCGACCAGGAGCACGTTGCGCTCCAGTGACTGCAGGTCGTTCACGCGCCCGCCGCCTGGAGTGCGCTGCACGCCCCGCAGGCCGCGCAGCCGGCGCCCTGGTCGGCGCCCCGCATGCCCAGTGCGCGCAGCCCGGCCGCGACCCGGGTGGTCACGTCCTCCAGCACCGCGGGGTCGGGCGCCCCGATGCCGTCGGCCATCGCGAGCGTGCCGGCCAGCGGGCGGTAGGGGACGACGAAGGGGTAGACGCCGCGTCGGGCCAGGTCCAGCGCCCCGGCCACGAGCTCGTCGGGGTCCTCGCCCAGTCCGACCAGCAGGTAGGTGGACACCCTGTTGGCCCCGAACACCCGCACCGCCTCGGCCCAGGCGGCGTCGTACTGGCTCATCGGCACGCTGGCCTTGCCGGGCATCCAGCGGCCGCGCACGTCGTCGTCCAGGGACTCGACGTGGATGCCGATCGCGGTGGCGCCGGCGTCCTTCAGCTCACCGATGGCGTCGAGGTCCTGCGGGGCTGGGGGCTCGCACTGCACCTGGATCGGCAACCCCGGCACGGCTGCGGTGATCGCCCGGACGCAGCGGGCCAGGTGCCGGGCGCCGCGGTCGCGGCCGTTGGTGGTGCCGGTGGTGAGCACCATCTGCCGCACGCCGTCCAGCCGGACGGCGGCCTCGGCCACCTCGGCGAGCTGGGCCGGGGTCTTCACCGCGGTGGTGGAGCCGACGGCGAGGGAGGCCTCGATGGCGCAGAACCGGCAGCGGTCGGCCTCGTCGTAGCGGATGCAGGTCTGCACCACGGTGGTGGCCAGCACGTCCTTGCCGTGCAGCCGGGCGAGCTTCTCGTAGGGCACGCCGTCGGCCGTGGACAGGTCGTAGAAGCGGGGCCGCTCGATCGCCTCGGCGTCGAAGCCCAGGTCGGCGCCGTCCAGCAGCAGCCTGCCCCCGCTGATCGAGTAGGGGCTGTCGGCGTTGAGCGGCAGCGCGGTCCCCATCCCGTTGAGCAGGACGTGCCCGTCGTCGCTGGGGCCCGCCCCGGCCCGTCGCCGGACCGGGGCGTCGACCCGGACGCCGAGGATCGCGACGTCCACGCGGGTGCTCGTCGTCCGGGTCATGGCCGGGCGACTAGAGGTTGTAGGTCGAGTTGATGATCGCGCCCTTGCGGGCGTAGTGGATCAGCGCGTCCTGCACGTCGAGCGGGTGGCAGGGGATGCAGCCGGCGATCAGGTCCTCCTCGCGGAGGCCGTGCAGGCTGAGCCCGAAGCGGCAGACGTAGACCGTGCCGCCCTCCTCGATGAACTTCTCGATCTGGCTGTTGATGTTCTGCTCACCGGGGAAGGCGGAGTCGCCGGTGGTCGGGAAGCCGCGGGTGGCCATGGCGTTCATCGCGGCCGGGCCGTAGAAGTACAGGACCGACTCGTAGCCCTTGCGCAGCGCGCGCAGGGCCTGCAGGCAGGCCACGAAGCTGACCGAGGACTCGTGCGCGATGCCGTGCACCAGCGTCAGGTAGCTCTCGCCCTCACCGGCCTGGTAGTCCGGGAAGATCTTGGTCGAGCCGTAGAGGTTGCTGCCCTTGGGGAGCGAGGGGTGCGGGACCTCGGCGAGGCTGGCCTCGGCGTTGGCCTTGATCTCCTCGGGCGTGGCGAGCGGTGTGGTCACTGGTTCCTCCGTGGGTTGGGGTGCTGCAGGGTCAGGACAGGCGGTGGAGCTGCTCGAAGTTGCCGCGGAAGACCAGGTCGGCGAGCTCGCCGTCCCCGGTGGCCGCGGCCAGGCGGGCGTGTTCGCCCTCGAAGTCGCCCCAGGGCTGGTCGGAGGCGAAGAGCACGCGGTCGTGGCCGATGCCGTGCCGCTCGATCTCGGCGGCGAACCAGCGCGGGGCGAAGCCGATGGCCCAGCTGGTGTCGGTGTAGACCCGCTTGCCCTCGGCGACCCAGGCGAAGAACCTCTGTCCGATCAGCTTGATGTGGCCGCTCATCCCGCCGCCCATGTGCACCAGGTGCACGGCGACGTCGTCGGCGTACCGGTCGACCAGCTGGCCCACCTCGTCGATGTCGCTGGCCGCGCCGGGGCTGGTGTGCACGTGGACGACGAGGTCGTGCTCGCGGGCCGTGGCGAAGATGCTGTCGAGCTGCGGGAGACACGCCTCGTCGGTGGCCCGCCCGCCCAGCAGGAAGGACAGCTTCAACGCACTCACGCCCTGCTCACCGGCGAGCGCGAGCGCCTTCTCGGTGGCGACGGCGTCCTGCGGCCGCGGGCTGGTCCACAGCCCCGCGCGGATCCGCTCGTCGGTCTGCGCGGCCTCGACGACCAGCTCGTTGAGGGCGAAGGACG
This sequence is a window from Geodermatophilaceae bacterium NBWT11. Protein-coding genes within it:
- a CDS encoding MSMEG_0572 family nitrogen starvation response protein, whose amino-acid sequence is MKANAEASLAEVPHPSLPKGSNLYGSTKIFPDYQAGEGESYLTLVHGIAHESSVSFVACLQALRALRKGYESVLYFYGPAAMNAMATRGFPTTGDSAFPGEQNINSQIEKFIEEGGTVYVCRFGLSLHGLREEDLIAGCIPCHPLDVQDALIHYARKGAIINSTYNL
- a CDS encoding amidohydrolase family protein, which codes for MTQRVHDAHRHLGVLPAFPFYGGPPVNPDTTARATIAELQADLDREGTECALVIPNYGVPDPSASFALNELVVEAAQTDERIRAGLWTSPRPQDAVATEKALALAGEQGVSALKLSFLLGGRATDEACLPQLDSIFATAREHDLVVHVHTSPGAASDIDEVGQLVDRYADDVAVHLVHMGGGMSGHIKLIGQRFFAWVAEGKRVYTDTSWAIGFAPRWFAAEIERHGIGHDRVLFASDQPWGDFEGEHARLAAATGDGELADLVFRGNFEQLHRLS
- a CDS encoding MSMEG_0568 family radical SAM protein; this translates as MTRTTSTRVDVAILGVRVDAPVRRRAGAGPSDDGHVLLNGMGTALPLNADSPYSISGGRLLLDGADLGFDAEAIERPRFYDLSTADGVPYEKLARLHGKDVLATTVVQTCIRYDEADRCRFCAIEASLAVGSTTAVKTPAQLAEVAEAAVRLDGVRQMVLTTGTTNGRDRGARHLARCVRAITAAVPGLPIQVQCEPPAPQDLDAIGELKDAGATAIGIHVESLDDDVRGRWMPGKASVPMSQYDAAWAEAVRVFGANRVSTYLLVGLGEDPDELVAGALDLARRGVYPFVVPYRPLAGTLAMADGIGAPDPAVLEDVTTRVAAGLRALGMRGADQGAGCAACGACSALQAAGA
- a CDS encoding carbon-nitrogen hydrolase family protein produces the protein MRVAAVSAHFGRDVEPCLAKIEAITADARARGVDLLVFPGATIGGYLGGFGAVGATGMPPAFPADDPVFDRLAAAAGPTVVCLSWRESDAGRFFNSAVCLTGDGVLGRHRKVHQPVGEVAAYAAGDRFAAFDTPVGRLGMLVDYDKTFPEAARTLAGDGAQLLACLSAWPASLTDRAPRLAQDRQSRLFDLYDCARAAENQVVVVSANQTGTMGRLRFLGQSKVVGPGGDVLARTWAKAGLACADLDVAAEVSRSRLNLSHLRERRPEAYA
- a CDS encoding MSMEG_0569 family flavin-dependent oxidoreductase, giving the protein MTLTETAPTRTGLPTHVPVAVVGGGQAGLSLSWHLVQRGIEHVVLERETVAHEWVDARWDTFCLVTPNWQCQLPGWPYAGDDPDGFMLRDEIVDYVRSYAASFDPPVHEGVAVTRLSPAPAGGYLLTTSAGELHADQVVLAVGGYHLPVVPPYATALPARVTQLHSQQYKNPDQLPDGDVLVVGTGQSGAQIAEDLHLAGRRVHLAVGSAPRIARRYRGRDVVAWLHDLGHYDMPVEQHRDGEAARVGTNHYVTGRDGGRDIDLRTFASQGMQLYGTLTGLTGGRLTFRPDLTAHLDHADAVDDSAKDVIDRHIAAAGIDAPTEPRYVPVWAPAEDPVALDVDEITSVVWAIGFRADWSWVQVPVFDGRGYPTHHRGVTSAPGLFVLGLPWLHTWGSGRFSGIARDAEHVADRITELSAAGSPTGLGPALAAAAASSASRMA
- a CDS encoding carbon-nitrogen hydrolase family protein, whose product is MATTTVAAVAAPFGRDLDETFARIELLVADARARGVQLLALPEATLGGYLASLGDHGVAEVLPEHALPPALDVDGPEVARLARIAGDMVVTAGFCESDGTDRYNTAVAVTGDGVLGVHRKVHQPLGESNSYAAGDGFRAFETPVGRIGMMICYDKAFPEAARTLAMDGAEIVACMSAWPGSRTGAVADLAEDRWTRRFDLFDQARALENQIVWVSANQSGTFGSLRFVCSAKVVGPGGDVLATTGVAPGTAVAGVDVGAALEGARRAMGHLRDRRPDTYGVGAVA
- a CDS encoding AIR synthase, which produces MERNVLLVDHRQAAVRPGWQLEQADAAGVRAHQELRRQAFVEAQGLFAGSDLDEADADDRTVVLVARGTRGEVLGGVRLAPVGADVGWWTGSRLVVAPDGPPGVGPALVAAACARAEQAGALRFDATVQDRYAGLFTRLGWQTVGPTLLAGRPHTAMTWPIGRLAALARATKSPLGGLLAGFQLGGAGFVGDDGAPVPGTDVVAACDAILPSMVERDPEWAGWCGVLVNVNDLSAMGAAPLGLLDSIGARDASFAARVVAGLRAGSQAWGVPVLGGHTQLGVPAALSVTALGRTDHPVPGSGGRPGQHVRLTADLGGGWRRGATGRQWDSTTGRTTAELQLMGSVVARTAPAAAKDVSMAGLVGTLGMLAEASGCGAVLDVAAVPRPGGATVGDWFTCFPGSAFLTTDDADRTVAPAGPATSATCGELVPGSGVRLRWPDGSTTPALTGPVTGLGASHPTEN
- a CDS encoding MSMEG_0565 family glycosyltransferase, which codes for MRIALLTYSTKPRGGVVHTLALAEAMARAGHDVHVWALGRGGDGAFFRPIDPRVTLRLVPFPELAGEDVGARIVRSIAVLGAAFGGDYDVVHAQDCISANAVPDCLRTVHHLDVFTTPELAACHERAIVTPRALVCVSAAVAAEVATGWGRVATVIPNGVDGARFAVAAGPDGDAGRRRWRDRLGSYVLAVGGIEPRKGSRDLVEAMALVQRERPDLELVVAGGETLFDHRAYRADVEARAAELGVVPVVLGPVADDELPTLVAGAEVFAFPSTKEGFGLAAMEALAAGVPLVTRDLPVLREVFGGAAAFATDPAGFAAALLAGAGAREPARAEAGRALAFGHDWDAAAAAHLQLYREGHTRRV